In a single window of the Gracilimonas sp. genome:
- a CDS encoding phosphodiester glycosidase family protein, translating into MKKSILIFALSILSIQSIAQIKYDTLSVQQIGDGIFHYTIEAPAVPWTFDVVEVDLTKSETKLETVKAQDTFGGYEKTSSMSQRKSFEGHQVVAAVNGDFYGGGNPTNAQVIKGEIIKKPISRDVFGYTKDKKVFINPTAYTGKLRSGNDEFDITGINQARTTDALVYYNQYFGSSTGTNQFGTELILKGIDEWVVNGEVRAVVVEKISAGDAEFTDSTFVLSGHGTSANDLDGFQAGDTVRVEHQLLPGYDNIKEVVGGRGKFLNDGNNEGDWPERHPRTAVGFNADSTKLYLMTVDGRQASSAGMTLTEMGEFMKRFGVENALNLDGGGSTTMVVHNNVVNDPSDGIGERAVANALMVVSSKEKTGLLENLNLAPSFKKVYRGNTFNFSVSGSDVNHYPIELDSQNLSFSLSEGFDAAIDSEGNFTAGNTPDTGYVYLEYEGLKDTAMVIVKGITDFSIFPQHAVTDSSYAFNYFNESYDFDGQKQEVGNAGISWEVENPDIGMITNGTFKGISEGITNVIGTYDGVSDTAEVEVQIGTGRELLSSFESLDGWSLDGLNIDLENSALVLVDSVATDGEHSLRLDYEFEYNNTPTVWAYLETDIPVFGVPDSINFHARTDGKKHLIDLALEDNNGESFTIRVKKWAESTDFDIYPSLMSDLSPVDPFNTFYYPITIKSIGFKLASDQQTGERYSGSIFIDNLEVVYPNQTAVSNEKTGDTEIPTDVSLKQNYPNPFNPTTKISFTLPSADQVDLEVFDVLGRRVASLVDERLGAGSHTINFDASRLSSGIYLYRLTTGEATISRKMTLIK; encoded by the coding sequence ATGAAGAAGTCGATCTTAATTTTTGCACTAAGCATACTATCAATCCAGAGCATTGCTCAAATTAAATATGATACTTTGAGTGTGCAGCAAATTGGTGATGGGATATTTCACTATACAATCGAAGCTCCTGCCGTTCCCTGGACATTTGATGTTGTAGAAGTAGATCTCACTAAATCTGAAACAAAACTGGAAACAGTAAAAGCTCAGGATACTTTTGGCGGTTATGAAAAAACCAGTTCCATGTCGCAGAGAAAATCGTTTGAAGGACATCAGGTAGTTGCAGCGGTTAACGGTGATTTTTATGGAGGGGGAAATCCAACTAATGCCCAGGTTATAAAAGGGGAAATAATAAAAAAGCCGATTAGCAGGGATGTATTTGGATACACAAAAGACAAAAAAGTTTTCATCAACCCTACTGCTTATACCGGTAAACTACGATCGGGGAATGATGAATTTGATATTACAGGAATAAATCAGGCTCGAACCACAGATGCGTTGGTTTATTACAATCAGTATTTCGGATCATCAACCGGAACCAACCAGTTTGGTACAGAACTTATCTTAAAAGGTATTGATGAATGGGTTGTAAATGGTGAAGTACGAGCAGTAGTAGTCGAGAAAATATCTGCCGGTGATGCCGAGTTTACCGATTCTACTTTTGTACTATCCGGACATGGGACTTCTGCAAACGATCTGGATGGATTTCAGGCCGGAGATACTGTACGTGTAGAACATCAGTTATTACCCGGTTACGACAATATAAAAGAGGTTGTAGGTGGCCGTGGTAAGTTTCTGAATGATGGGAATAATGAGGGTGATTGGCCGGAAAGACATCCCAGGACGGCAGTGGGTTTTAATGCAGACTCTACCAAACTTTACCTGATGACCGTTGATGGAAGACAGGCTTCAAGTGCAGGAATGACTCTGACAGAAATGGGTGAGTTCATGAAAAGATTTGGAGTTGAGAATGCCCTGAATCTTGATGGTGGAGGTTCTACGACCATGGTGGTTCACAACAATGTAGTTAATGATCCTTCAGATGGAATTGGTGAACGAGCTGTTGCTAATGCACTGATGGTGGTTTCATCAAAAGAGAAAACCGGTTTGCTTGAGAACCTGAATCTGGCTCCGTCTTTTAAGAAAGTATACAGAGGAAATACATTTAACTTTTCAGTAAGTGGGAGTGATGTAAATCATTATCCCATCGAGCTTGATTCTCAAAACCTGAGTTTTTCTCTAAGTGAAGGTTTTGATGCTGCAATAGACAGTGAAGGAAATTTTACTGCCGGCAACACTCCGGATACCGGATATGTGTATCTGGAATATGAGGGACTTAAAGATACCGCGATGGTTATTGTAAAAGGCATAACCGATTTCTCAATCTTCCCGCAGCATGCTGTTACCGATAGTTCCTATGCATTTAATTATTTCAACGAGTCATATGATTTTGACGGGCAGAAACAGGAAGTCGGAAATGCCGGTATTAGCTGGGAAGTTGAAAACCCGGACATAGGAATGATCACAAATGGCACTTTTAAAGGGATTAGTGAAGGAATAACAAATGTAATCGGAACGTACGATGGAGTTTCAGATACAGCTGAAGTAGAAGTACAGATTGGCACTGGACGGGAATTACTAAGCAGTTTTGAGAGCCTTGATGGCTGGTCTTTGGATGGACTGAATATAGATCTGGAAAACTCCGCACTGGTATTGGTAGATAGTGTTGCCACTGATGGTGAACACTCCCTGCGATTGGACTACGAGTTTGAATATAATAATACACCTACTGTATGGGCTTATCTGGAAACAGATATCCCGGTATTTGGGGTGCCAGATTCCATTAACTTCCATGCCAGAACAGATGGTAAAAAGCATTTGATCGACTTAGCCCTGGAGGATAATAATGGTGAATCTTTCACGATTCGTGTAAAAAAATGGGCAGAAAGTACTGACTTCGATATTTATCCCTCTCTGATGAGTGACCTTAGCCCTGTTGACCCTTTCAATACTTTCTACTATCCCATAACAATCAAGAGCATAGGCTTTAAGCTGGCATCGGATCAGCAAACCGGAGAAAGGTACTCGGGTTCTATTTTTATTGATAATCTTGAGGTTGTTTATCCAAACCAAACGGCTGTTTCCAATGAAAAAACCGGAGATACTGAAATTCCAACAGATGTTTCTTTGAAACAAAACTATCCAAACCCTTTCAACCCAACTACGAAAATCTCATTTACCTTGCCAAGTGCAGATCAGGTTGACCTGGAAGTTTTTGACGTGTTGGGCAGAAGAGTAGCTTCCCTGGTAGATGAGAGGCTGGGTGCTGGTAGCCACACCATTAATTTTGATGCAAGCAGATTATCATCTGGAATCTATTTATACAGACTGACTACAGGTGAAGCTACCATTTCCAGAAAAATGACGCTTATAAAATAA
- a CDS encoding IPT/TIG domain-containing protein has protein sequence MKFRKINHIVLLVVLTTGLISCKEGNSVYDPDYEPSRPNPVVTNITPVDGYLAGVDSVIVTGENFATDPDSVTINFGGSAGVVKSATKTQLVVRPGTIWGDDLNVRVSVRGAEFFSDSYLYDLIQPFGLYPGVASSNNPNTPVAVDAQNNVYAIINTNGIIRYTRISPDGTVTTDNTRYQGELDDDDNPYPSDSTMRFNSYSALAVGPNGDLFLAQQSLRAVFVKTFGNDLQEDVWAASTTNALKIRDMVFDNNGFLWVVGVDSDQIHRFNVTNRAESKTNFAGAFSSVAFYAANNELYVGGEIQGGQKVWKFTIDGGGNLTQGGLYFDYSQHYGGSISDMILASNGELIITTGREIDDVSKPSMVRVYPDGRHEAFYEGMLKPGITSITWRDDEFAVVTVRGDDENSINFLNMYDRTRAGIFGF, from the coding sequence ATGAAGTTTAGAAAAATAAATCACATCGTATTATTGGTAGTTTTAACTACAGGGCTAATATCTTGTAAAGAAGGTAACAGTGTATATGATCCTGATTATGAGCCTTCAAGGCCAAACCCTGTTGTTACAAATATAACACCGGTAGATGGATATCTGGCTGGGGTTGATTCCGTTATCGTAACCGGAGAGAACTTTGCAACAGATCCTGATAGTGTCACCATTAATTTTGGTGGATCTGCGGGTGTCGTCAAAAGTGCAACTAAAACACAACTTGTAGTACGGCCTGGAACTATTTGGGGAGACGATTTAAATGTTAGGGTATCTGTACGAGGAGCTGAGTTTTTTAGTGACTCATACCTCTATGATCTGATTCAGCCTTTTGGGCTTTATCCCGGAGTCGCTTCCTCAAACAATCCAAACACCCCTGTTGCTGTAGATGCACAAAACAATGTTTACGCTATAATAAATACGAACGGAATTATTCGTTATACCCGAATTTCTCCGGATGGGACCGTTACCACCGATAACACCCGATATCAGGGTGAGCTTGACGATGATGATAACCCTTATCCATCCGACAGTACTATGAGGTTTAACAGCTATTCTGCACTGGCAGTAGGCCCAAATGGGGATCTTTTTCTGGCACAACAGAGTTTGCGGGCAGTTTTCGTGAAAACTTTTGGCAACGATTTGCAGGAAGACGTTTGGGCTGCTTCAACTACAAATGCTCTCAAGATCCGTGACATGGTTTTTGATAATAACGGATTCTTATGGGTTGTAGGTGTAGATAGTGACCAAATTCACCGGTTTAATGTAACTAACAGAGCCGAGTCTAAAACGAATTTCGCTGGTGCATTTTCATCAGTGGCTTTTTATGCTGCCAATAATGAGCTGTATGTTGGAGGTGAAATTCAGGGAGGCCAAAAAGTATGGAAATTCACCATTGATGGTGGAGGTAATTTGACTCAGGGTGGACTATATTTTGATTATTCCCAACATTACGGCGGTAGCATTTCGGATATGATTTTGGCCTCAAACGGTGAATTGATTATAACAACGGGTAGAGAAATAGATGATGTATCGAAACCAAGCATGGTACGGGTATACCCGGATGGAAGACATGAAGCATTTTATGAAGGCATGCTGAAGCCCGGAATTACGAGTATAACCTGGCGTGATGATGAGTTTGCTGTGGTTACTGTAAGAGGAGATGATGAGAACAGTATCAATTTTTTGAATATGTATGACCGCACAAGAGCAGGAATTTTCGGTTTTTAA
- a CDS encoding BadF/BadG/BcrA/BcrD ATPase family protein, translating into MSILIADSGSTKTEWILVNQNGEKEYFHTDGLNPYFMSLEQLTKVINEGLVSALKDKTVDEIFFYGAGCGTERSKGIIRKAISTCFGSATITVDTDLLAAAKACFWDKPGVACILGTGSNSCLYDGEKIINQIPSLGFTLGDEGSGGYFGKRILRSYFYNLMPSDLRKELEKRHDMELDQILQKVYKEPNGNRFVASFSHLLGDFAEHDFIKDIVRSGFEDFAEKQLAYFGDITDKDIGFVGSIAAIHRETLEKVLAKRGLKLGIIVRKPIERLVDNHLGK; encoded by the coding sequence ATGAGTATACTAATAGCAGACAGCGGTTCAACAAAAACAGAATGGATTTTAGTCAATCAAAATGGGGAGAAAGAATATTTTCATACTGATGGTTTGAATCCATATTTCATGTCTCTGGAGCAGTTAACGAAGGTTATTAATGAAGGACTGGTTAGTGCCCTCAAAGATAAAACCGTTGACGAAATCTTTTTCTATGGTGCGGGATGTGGAACCGAAAGGAGCAAAGGCATAATTCGAAAAGCAATATCAACTTGCTTTGGTAGTGCAACCATTACCGTTGATACCGATTTGTTGGCAGCTGCCAAGGCTTGCTTCTGGGATAAGCCGGGAGTAGCCTGTATTCTGGGAACAGGTTCTAACTCTTGCCTGTATGATGGAGAGAAAATCATAAACCAGATTCCTTCACTTGGTTTTACACTGGGTGACGAGGGTTCCGGAGGGTATTTCGGTAAGAGAATCCTGCGAAGCTATTTCTATAATTTGATGCCTTCTGATCTTAGAAAGGAACTTGAAAAAAGACACGATATGGAGCTGGATCAGATTTTGCAAAAAGTATATAAGGAGCCCAATGGGAATAGATTTGTGGCTTCTTTTTCACATCTTTTGGGTGATTTTGCAGAGCACGATTTTATCAAAGATATAGTTCGGAGTGGCTTTGAGGATTTTGCAGAAAAGCAGCTCGCCTACTTTGGAGATATTACAGATAAAGACATTGGCTTTGTCGGTTCCATAGCAGCCATTCACAGAGAAACATTGGAAAAGGTTCTCGCAAAGAGAGGACTGAAGCTGGGTATTATTGTAAGAAAGCCCATTGAAAGATTGGTGGACAACCATCTCGGGAAGTAG
- a CDS encoding family 10 glycosylhydrolase — translation MLLRKPISILLLCLFCYINVQAQENQPPKKEFRATWMATVINLDWPASGNIPVSFQKQSLLDRLDDMKAAGINTLYFQIRTEGDALYDSDIEPWSKYLTGEEGVAPDPYWDPLEFVIEEAHKRGMELHAWLNPYRAMRMIPGDFTQKVFNNENIDESLKPFLGRYYDAESKNKLPGTTARDSMHVANKHPEWLFVMNDAIAIMNPGLPEVIDYNIDVVMDVVNRYDVDGIHFDDYFYPYPPNHMASNNNDTLDDDTFAQYPRGFDNKDDWRRNNIDLFVEMLHDSIQVVKPWVKFGISPFGIWKSGVPSGISGMDAYSVVYGDGVAWLEAQTIDYITPQLYWAFSRFGTGQDYGKLADWWAEQAAANGRHIYPGHGLYRSSSSTYSNTLFDADEIPRQIRHNRNNENISGSVFFRSSNITTYSSKGFADSLKNNYYKYAALQPTMDWKDTSIPNSPENLVVNRDSEKEYVFELSWDRPQIDVQTKTSAAGHVDTLIKYAIYRVDAGSSPNAVEEMESPYNLIAVTGETSYTDVTPPSEESHWYFVTAVSRNNVESEPTSAVEGGIVVSNEETTETPEQISLSQNYPNPFNPVTRITFDLPNSGFTTLKVYDMLGRQVAELVGRTMVAGEHTVNFDASKLSSGIYIYQLKMGDVSMTRKMTLIK, via the coding sequence ATGTTGTTAAGAAAACCCATTTCAATCCTTTTGCTATGCCTGTTTTGTTACATAAATGTTCAGGCTCAAGAGAATCAGCCACCAAAAAAAGAATTTAGAGCTACATGGATGGCTACGGTCATTAATTTAGACTGGCCCGCATCCGGCAACATACCCGTTAGCTTTCAGAAACAAAGCTTGTTAGACCGATTGGATGACATGAAAGCTGCTGGTATAAATACACTGTATTTCCAGATAAGAACAGAAGGAGACGCACTATATGATTCTGACATTGAGCCATGGTCGAAGTACCTTACCGGCGAAGAAGGTGTTGCTCCGGATCCATATTGGGATCCTTTAGAATTTGTAATTGAAGAAGCCCACAAAAGAGGGATGGAGCTTCATGCCTGGTTGAACCCATATCGGGCTATGCGCATGATCCCGGGCGATTTTACCCAAAAAGTATTTAATAATGAAAATATAGATGAAAGCTTAAAGCCGTTCCTGGGAAGGTATTATGATGCAGAATCAAAAAATAAACTTCCGGGTACTACCGCACGAGATTCTATGCATGTAGCTAATAAGCATCCGGAATGGTTGTTTGTAATGAATGATGCAATTGCCATTATGAATCCGGGCTTACCTGAAGTAATTGATTACAATATTGATGTTGTAATGGATGTAGTGAACCGTTACGATGTCGATGGTATTCATTTTGATGATTACTTCTACCCGTATCCACCCAATCATATGGCCAGCAACAATAATGATACCCTTGATGATGATACCTTCGCTCAATACCCAAGAGGGTTTGATAATAAAGATGATTGGAGAAGAAATAACATCGATCTGTTTGTAGAAATGCTTCACGATAGTATTCAGGTTGTGAAACCATGGGTGAAATTTGGTATTAGTCCTTTTGGAATATGGAAAAGCGGAGTGCCAAGTGGAATCAGCGGTATGGATGCTTACAGCGTTGTCTATGGTGATGGAGTGGCCTGGCTGGAAGCACAAACGATAGATTATATAACACCACAGCTATATTGGGCCTTCTCCCGATTTGGTACCGGACAGGATTATGGAAAACTCGCTGATTGGTGGGCTGAACAAGCTGCAGCTAATGGCCGGCATATATACCCCGGACATGGACTATACCGTTCTAGCAGCAGTACCTATTCAAATACACTATTTGATGCAGATGAAATACCTCGTCAAATCCGGCACAATAGAAATAATGAAAATATATCAGGAAGTGTGTTCTTCAGGTCAAGTAACATTACAACCTATTCGTCCAAAGGATTTGCTGATTCACTAAAGAATAATTACTACAAGTATGCAGCTTTACAGCCTACGATGGATTGGAAGGATACAAGTATTCCCAATTCACCTGAAAACCTTGTTGTTAACAGGGATTCGGAGAAAGAGTATGTATTTGAATTAAGCTGGGATAGACCTCAAATCGATGTACAGACTAAAACATCCGCTGCCGGTCATGTCGATACATTGATTAAATATGCGATTTATCGTGTCGATGCCGGTTCTTCACCTAATGCAGTCGAAGAAATGGAGAGCCCTTACAACTTGATTGCCGTTACAGGAGAAACGAGCTATACGGATGTCACCCCGCCTTCAGAAGAAAGTCATTGGTATTTTGTAACAGCTGTTAGCAGAAATAATGTAGAGAGTGAGCCTACATCTGCAGTTGAAGGAGGTATTGTTGTTTCAAATGAGGAAACAACGGAAACTCCGGAGCAGATATCATTGTCACAAAACTATCCTAACCCTTTTAACCCGGTTACAAGGATAACCTTCGATCTGCCTAATAGTGGCTTTACGACTCTGAAGGTTTATGATATGCTTGGAAGACAAGTTGCAGAGCTTGTAGGGCGAACTATGGTTGCCGGAGAGCATACGGTTAACTTCGATGCATCCAAATTGTCTTCAGGTATTTATATTTACCAGCTGAAGATGGGAGATGTTTCTATGACCCGAAAAATGACGCTCATTAAGTAA
- a CDS encoding metallophosphoesterase: protein MSSRRSFLKNVGISALGMGTFFNTSKNNEESFRIVHLTDQHVTSRRQGHLGYKKCIESINSLEPSPDLVLMGGDMVFDGLYTELETYKESIRLYKSATDELRMPYYNCIGNHDVLGLSSRRKVPADHPGIGKKMIMQEMGMEKDYYSFNHNGWHFVILNSIFEFEGENGPAYKAMIGEEQLDWLRYDLGDHKDMPTIAVSHLAAFSHKGQINNDFEMMAMSPFVLQDNIELRHVLERHNVKALLQGHTHISEDFRFNDVWYITSQAASAAWWGGNWLGFKPGYTVLELGKKDILQWYPVEYEWEHQLEPDDTVERQRIEERQHLEQRQDSLYNVEVDKD, encoded by the coding sequence ATGTCGTCCAGAAGATCGTTTTTAAAAAATGTTGGAATTAGTGCCCTGGGAATGGGCACTTTTTTCAATACTAGCAAGAATAATGAGGAAAGCTTTCGGATTGTTCACCTTACCGATCAGCATGTAACATCCCGGCGACAGGGACATCTAGGGTATAAAAAATGTATCGAATCCATAAACTCATTGGAACCTTCCCCAGATTTGGTACTGATGGGTGGAGATATGGTGTTTGATGGTTTGTACACAGAACTTGAGACCTATAAAGAATCCATCCGGCTCTATAAAAGTGCTACTGATGAGCTAAGGATGCCTTATTACAATTGCATTGGAAACCATGATGTACTGGGGTTATCATCACGCCGAAAAGTTCCTGCCGACCATCCCGGCATTGGGAAAAAAATGATTATGCAAGAGATGGGGATGGAAAAAGATTACTACAGTTTTAATCACAACGGGTGGCACTTTGTGATTTTGAATTCGATTTTTGAGTTTGAAGGCGAAAATGGCCCGGCTTATAAAGCTATGATCGGTGAAGAGCAGTTGGATTGGCTTCGTTACGATCTTGGTGATCATAAAGACATGCCAACAATTGCGGTTTCGCACTTAGCTGCTTTTTCTCATAAAGGGCAAATTAATAATGATTTTGAGATGATGGCTATGAGCCCATTCGTTCTACAGGATAACATAGAGCTTCGGCATGTTCTGGAACGACATAATGTAAAAGCTTTACTTCAGGGACATACCCATATCAGTGAAGACTTTAGATTTAATGATGTATGGTATATCACCTCTCAAGCTGCCTCTGCAGCCTGGTGGGGAGGTAATTGGTTAGGATTTAAACCCGGCTATACAGTTCTGGAACTTGGAAAAAAAGATATTTTACAGTGGTATCCGGTTGAGTATGAATGGGAGCATCAGCTAGAGCCCGACGATACCGTAGAAAGACAGAGAATAGAAGAGAGGCAACATTTGGAGCAAAGACAGGATAGTCTTTATAACGTGGAAGTAGATAAAGATTAG
- a CDS encoding heparan-alpha-glucosaminide N-acetyltransferase domain-containing protein, with translation MTTLSGISSGKRLVSLDFFRGATVAAMILVNNPGSWSHIYGPLKHAPWHGWTPTDLIFPFFLFIVGVSIVLAFTKARAKGADDSDLLKKTLVRAAKIFGLGLALSAFPYLTFIPDFGLHQNLIDIRIPGVLQRIAICYAIGATLFLYTKPKTQMLTLAGLLIGYWILMMGIPVPGYGAGAIDSAEGNLAAYIDQMLLSGHMWKENWDPEGLLSTLPAIGSTLIGIWTGRMLMSDKDTESSRTLQFFIWGFILIMLGYVWSWIFPINKNIWTSSYTLFTGGQAMCIFGLCYWFIDVKGKQRFTDWGVAYGINAITVFFLSGIIARLFNMIRFSYGGESYTLKGWIYEVVLNSIASPINASVLYAVLWIVLFYLLAAFMKKKNIIIKV, from the coding sequence ATGACTACACTAAGCGGCATTTCTTCCGGCAAACGACTTGTATCTTTGGACTTTTTCAGGGGGGCTACAGTGGCCGCCATGATTTTGGTAAATAACCCCGGATCATGGTCTCACATTTATGGACCTTTAAAACACGCTCCCTGGCATGGTTGGACTCCAACAGATCTTATATTCCCCTTTTTCCTGTTTATTGTTGGGGTTTCCATTGTTCTGGCATTTACCAAAGCGAGAGCCAAAGGTGCAGATGATTCGGATTTACTGAAGAAGACGCTGGTCAGAGCCGCCAAGATATTCGGCCTTGGGCTTGCCCTTTCTGCTTTTCCATACCTCACCTTCATTCCCGACTTTGGTTTACATCAAAACCTGATTGATATACGGATTCCGGGTGTTTTGCAAAGAATCGCCATCTGCTATGCTATTGGTGCTACTCTTTTTCTTTACACTAAACCCAAAACCCAAATGCTCACCCTTGCCGGACTTCTGATAGGATACTGGATATTGATGATGGGTATCCCGGTTCCCGGTTATGGGGCTGGAGCCATCGACTCCGCAGAAGGTAATCTTGCAGCATACATTGATCAAATGCTATTATCTGGTCATATGTGGAAAGAGAATTGGGACCCTGAAGGATTGCTTAGTACACTTCCTGCCATTGGCAGTACACTGATTGGAATCTGGACGGGCAGAATGTTAATGAGCGACAAGGACACCGAATCCTCAAGAACTTTACAGTTCTTTATTTGGGGATTTATACTCATCATGCTCGGTTATGTGTGGAGCTGGATTTTCCCAATTAACAAGAATATCTGGACGAGTTCTTACACGCTTTTCACAGGCGGACAAGCCATGTGCATTTTTGGGCTCTGCTATTGGTTTATTGATGTTAAAGGGAAACAGCGTTTTACCGACTGGGGCGTTGCCTACGGCATAAATGCCATTACCGTCTTCTTTCTGAGTGGAATCATTGCCCGGTTATTTAATATGATCCGGTTTTCATATGGCGGTGAATCCTATACGCTGAAAGGGTGGATCTATGAAGTGGTTTTAAACTCGATAGCTTCACCCATCAATGCCTCTGTTTTATATGCGGTACTATGGATTGTATTGTTTTACCTGCTGGCAGCCTTTATGAAAAAGAAAAACATCATTATAAAAGTTTAG
- a CDS encoding T9SS type A sorting domain-containing protein, whose protein sequence is MKMNKILTVLSFMLIPALAFAQNWTQDDTFVPEEGDTWVEVHGVAVDGEGKIWIQPFGATDSVTLNRTGVKVATRVIYIYNPDGTPASFSPLKVIEYEDDTPADTLGQVWQGEAYEGYSGRGIEADYNGDIIISQFNRVYKVDHTTGMGIAKVDPGIGSLGEASADKNGNIYVSAVVATDAPIIKYDSNLENPEELLTLTSGFSRDLQVSPDGNTIWWAGYTGPGVLRYARASEFESFPTVPDTVLRGIRAESFDLHPQTFHLWVGSGSLNDVPGEPYQPQTWYAFDYADLDPETTPTALDSIEWVAGADVSGGYDQARPRGLDFSPDGTIAYVGAFSATETAVDVQKFTTEQVYTSNENNGKSDIPEGYTLKQNYPNPFNPTTNIEYSINEAGPVTIKVYDMTGREVATLVNSRMSAGDHTVSFDASNLSSGVYIYMLQTNGVRLTNKMTLIK, encoded by the coding sequence ATGAAAATGAATAAAATACTAACCGTGCTTAGCTTCATGCTTATACCAGCATTGGCTTTTGCACAAAATTGGACTCAGGACGATACTTTCGTACCGGAAGAAGGTGATACATGGGTAGAAGTTCATGGTGTTGCCGTTGACGGCGAAGGTAAAATCTGGATACAACCTTTTGGTGCAACCGATAGTGTTACACTAAACAGAACCGGGGTAAAAGTAGCGACACGCGTAATCTACATCTATAATCCTGATGGTACACCAGCTTCGTTTTCACCACTCAAAGTTATTGAGTATGAAGATGACACCCCAGCTGATACTTTAGGTCAGGTGTGGCAAGGTGAAGCTTACGAAGGTTATTCAGGACGTGGTATTGAAGCAGATTATAATGGAGACATTATTATCTCTCAGTTTAACCGTGTTTACAAGGTAGATCATACAACAGGTATGGGTATCGCCAAAGTTGATCCAGGTATTGGTTCTCTTGGTGAAGCTTCTGCTGATAAAAATGGAAACATTTATGTATCTGCTGTAGTAGCCACAGATGCTCCGATTATCAAGTATGATTCAAATCTTGAAAACCCGGAAGAACTGCTTACTCTGACTTCAGGTTTCTCTCGTGATCTTCAGGTTTCTCCGGATGGTAATACAATCTGGTGGGCTGGTTATACTGGTCCTGGAGTATTGCGTTATGCTCGTGCAAGTGAATTCGAAAGTTTCCCAACGGTACCAGATACTGTACTAAGAGGAATCAGAGCTGAAAGCTTCGACCTTCACCCACAAACATTCCACCTATGGGTAGGTTCAGGTTCATTGAATGATGTTCCGGGCGAGCCATATCAGCCACAAACATGGTATGCATTTGATTATGCAGATCTTGATCCTGAGACCACACCAACCGCATTGGATAGTATTGAATGGGTAGCTGGTGCTGATGTTTCCGGAGGATATGATCAAGCCAGACCTCGTGGTCTAGATTTCTCACCTGATGGTACTATCGCTTATGTTGGTGCTTTCAGCGCAACAGAAACGGCTGTTGATGTTCAGAAGTTTACAACCGAGCAGGTTTATACTTCTAACGAGAATAATGGAAAATCTGATATTCCAGAAGGATATACCCTAAAGCAAAACTATCCGAATCCATTTAACCCAACTACCAATATCGAGTATTCGATTAACGAAGCTGGTCCTGTTACAATTAAAGTGTATGACATGACTGGTCGTGAAGTTGCTACATTAGTAAACTCTCGCATGAGTGCAGGCGATCATACCGTATCTTTTGATGCGTCTAACCTGTCTTCAGGCGTTTATATTTACATGTTGCAAACAAACGGAGTTCGTTTAACGAACAAAATGACTCTTATTAAGTAA